From the genome of Colwellia psychrerythraea 34H, one region includes:
- a CDS encoding NAD(P)/FAD-dependent oxidoreductase, translating to MMKQHLDALKDSKYCPLWHDQDIRPETLPALSADTSCELLIVGGGFTGLWGALQAKERQPDADIILIEKTTISDGASGRNGGFLSSSLAHGETNTDHQFPGEADKLHQLGQQNLKEFIETLEHYNIDARYEKVGETSVATDQASVDALRATYESEKAQGEDVVWFNQEEMQAQVNSPTYLAGLWYRGGQDGVVDPARLCWGLKRVILELGVRIYEETPLTSLKKLGQDKMEVTCSDVKIISDKVLMATNAYRNPIGQARRSIIPVWDYQIATQPLSQEQLDSIGWHKSRHALSNHANMFHYYRFTKDNRITWGGGGAVRYYFNNGIDQSYADIPERFAQLSEEFFETFPQLKGIKFTHRWSGIIATSTRFCVVPGVAYDGRVAWAIGYTGLGVGASRFGARIGIELLGYKPSEILDMQFVKKKPIPWAPEPLRWIGVYLTHKALEKADANGGKRGLWLKLLDMLNLGFTC from the coding sequence ATGATGAAACAGCACCTTGATGCATTAAAAGATTCGAAATATTGTCCCCTTTGGCATGATCAGGATATTCGACCAGAAACTTTACCCGCCTTGTCAGCAGATACGAGCTGCGAGCTATTAATTGTTGGTGGTGGTTTTACTGGTTTATGGGGCGCCCTTCAAGCAAAAGAGCGCCAGCCCGATGCCGACATTATCTTGATCGAGAAAACGACAATATCTGACGGTGCTTCAGGGCGAAACGGTGGTTTTTTAAGTTCAAGTTTAGCGCATGGAGAAACCAATACCGATCATCAATTTCCTGGCGAGGCAGATAAACTGCATCAATTGGGACAACAAAATCTAAAAGAATTTATTGAGACACTTGAACACTATAATATTGATGCCCGTTATGAAAAAGTTGGTGAAACGTCTGTCGCAACTGACCAAGCATCAGTAGATGCACTGCGTGCTACCTACGAGTCTGAAAAAGCCCAAGGCGAAGATGTTGTCTGGTTTAACCAAGAAGAAATGCAGGCGCAGGTCAATTCACCTACCTATTTAGCGGGTTTATGGTATCGCGGAGGACAAGATGGCGTAGTCGACCCTGCCCGTTTGTGTTGGGGATTAAAGCGCGTAATTCTGGAGCTTGGCGTACGTATTTATGAAGAAACACCACTGACAAGCCTTAAAAAACTGGGCCAAGATAAAATGGAAGTCACCTGCTCTGACGTCAAGATTATCAGCGATAAAGTATTGATGGCAACCAATGCCTACCGTAACCCCATAGGTCAAGCACGCCGGTCAATTATTCCGGTATGGGATTACCAAATAGCAACTCAACCATTAAGCCAAGAACAGTTAGATTCAATTGGCTGGCATAAGTCACGTCATGCGCTCTCTAATCATGCCAACATGTTCCACTATTATCGTTTCACTAAAGATAATCGTATTACTTGGGGCGGCGGCGGCGCTGTGCGTTATTACTTTAACAACGGCATAGATCAGAGTTATGCCGACATTCCTGAACGCTTTGCGCAATTGTCTGAAGAATTCTTTGAAACATTTCCTCAACTTAAAGGGATTAAATTCACCCATCGCTGGAGCGGTATTATTGCAACTTCTACTCGTTTTTGTGTGGTGCCAGGCGTTGCTTATGATGGACGCGTTGCATGGGCTATCGGTTACACCGGTTTGGGGGTTGGCGCTTCTCGATTTGGTGCCAGAATAGGTATCGAACTATTGGGCTATAAGCCAAGTGAAATTCTCGACATGCAATTTGTAAAGAAAAAACCAATACCATGGGCACCAGAGCCACTTCGTTGGATTGGCGTATATCTGACTCATAAGGCGCTAGAAAAAGCTGATGCTAATGGCGGGAAACGTGGGTTATGGCTTAAACTTTTAGATATGCTTAACCTAGGCTTTACTTGTTAA
- a CDS encoding helix-turn-helix transcriptional regulator, giving the protein MKTHEKIIQLLKTQGPLTAKILASELGLTTMGIRQHVQGLEDSGDVVFKDEKAARGRPTRYWSLTDKGNSRFADRHDELTVQLLDSVITLFGDDGMEKLISHREETAMTNYTLALADRYGVQEKLQTLAKLRSDEGYMASVEEHDGIFWLMENHCPICAAASKCLSFCRSELQMFQTLMNDIAVVSREEHIIDGARRCAYKVIPV; this is encoded by the coding sequence ATGAAAACACATGAAAAAATAATTCAGTTATTAAAGACCCAAGGGCCTTTAACAGCAAAAATACTGGCAAGTGAATTGGGTCTCACTACTATGGGGATCCGTCAACATGTACAAGGACTGGAAGATTCGGGTGATGTGGTTTTTAAGGATGAAAAAGCTGCTCGAGGCAGACCTACCAGATATTGGTCATTAACTGATAAAGGCAACAGCCGCTTTGCTGATCGTCATGATGAATTAACTGTGCAGTTACTTGATTCAGTTATTACACTCTTTGGTGATGACGGTATGGAAAAGTTAATCAGTCACCGAGAAGAAACGGCGATGACAAATTATACCTTAGCGTTAGCCGATCGTTATGGTGTGCAAGAAAAACTGCAAACCTTAGCAAAATTACGTAGCGATGAAGGTTATATGGCAAGCGTTGAAGAGCATGATGGCATTTTTTGGTTAATGGAAAATCATTGCCCAATTTGTGCTGCAGCAAGTAAATGTTTGAGTTTTTGTCGTTCAGAATTGCAAATGTTTCAAACGCTAATGAATGATATTGCCGTAGTGAGTCGAGAAGAGCATATTATTGATGGAGCAAGGCGTTGTGCTTATAAAGTCATACCTGTTTAG
- a CDS encoding DMT family transporter: protein MTVTSPRIATILLLIVCFIWGVEFVPIDLAIEVMPTNTFNAIRFAVATLSMLPLLWFVQKKNKGNSKPIDYVLLIRSGMLLGFFLFIGFYTQTEGMRFTTVTNAGFITGLCVPLVPVLGFLIFRNVVPKSVWIGVVTATAGLYMLTIGDKLVFNKGDILVLICAFGFAGHIIMTDRFVDNLPIIPLSIVQIFAVSIYSTIAIFIGPDPVFYYQDAEPVSWYQQLFTPLMIFAILVSGILGTAYAFWAQSVSQTLLKPHKVALIFAAEPVFACIAAWVFLDEVLGEKGMIGAGLILAGMLVSELGDRKKQPELRALDQTAALK from the coding sequence ATGACAGTTACCTCACCTCGCATTGCAACTATCTTGCTACTTATCGTCTGCTTTATTTGGGGGGTAGAGTTTGTCCCAATTGATCTTGCGATTGAAGTGATGCCAACGAATACTTTCAATGCTATTCGCTTTGCTGTGGCGACACTGTCGATGTTACCTCTGCTTTGGTTTGTGCAAAAGAAAAACAAAGGTAACTCTAAGCCTATCGATTATGTCCTCTTAATAAGGTCAGGTATGTTACTGGGCTTTTTCCTCTTTATTGGTTTTTATACTCAGACTGAAGGAATGCGTTTTACCACAGTGACTAATGCTGGTTTTATTACCGGTCTGTGTGTGCCTCTTGTTCCTGTATTAGGTTTTTTAATCTTTCGAAATGTTGTTCCTAAGTCAGTATGGATAGGCGTTGTTACCGCAACAGCGGGTCTCTATATGTTAACCATAGGAGACAAGTTAGTATTTAATAAAGGTGATATTCTGGTGTTGATCTGCGCCTTTGGTTTTGCTGGCCATATCATTATGACTGACCGCTTCGTCGATAACTTACCCATCATCCCATTAAGTATTGTACAAATTTTTGCAGTCTCTATTTACAGTACGATAGCTATATTCATTGGTCCTGACCCTGTTTTTTATTATCAGGATGCCGAGCCCGTTAGTTGGTATCAACAACTGTTTACCCCTTTGATGATATTTGCCATTTTAGTATCAGGGATCTTGGGAACCGCTTATGCTTTCTGGGCTCAATCAGTAAGTCAGACATTACTAAAACCTCATAAAGTAGCGCTTATCTTTGCTGCAGAGCCTGTCTTCGCTTGCATTGCCGCTTGGGTATTTTTGGACGAAGTGCTTGGTGAAAAAGGCATGATCGGTGCTGGATTAATTCTTGCTGGAATGCTTGTTTCAGAGTTAGGAGATCGGAAAAAACAGCCAGAACTCAGAGCGCTTGATCAGACAGCTGCACTGAAATGA
- the nrdG gene encoding anaerobic ribonucleoside-triphosphate reductase activating protein, whose translation MTFNCITPSVVFQEVPNEISLCFSITGCKVGCKGCHSTELWQEDNGVLLTNTNFTQWLKKYQGLISCVVFFGGEWQANALIEKLIIAKNHGLKTCLYSGEKHIDINISQHLNFLKTGAWHETLGGLDSPTTNQVFRNVISGEKLNHLFNKAIDVNTFKVNTVDASHSQTTILETNSFKTNSLETSAFEISTFEPYQFTQGANNVAA comes from the coding sequence ATGACTTTTAACTGTATTACTCCGAGTGTTGTCTTCCAAGAAGTGCCTAATGAAATTAGCCTGTGCTTTAGTATTACCGGCTGTAAGGTCGGCTGCAAAGGTTGCCACAGCACTGAGTTATGGCAAGAAGATAATGGCGTGTTACTCACCAATACAAACTTCACCCAGTGGCTTAAAAAGTATCAAGGCCTAATCAGTTGTGTGGTGTTTTTTGGTGGTGAATGGCAAGCCAACGCTTTAATTGAAAAGCTGATCATCGCTAAAAATCATGGCCTTAAAACTTGCCTCTACTCTGGCGAAAAACATATTGATATAAATATTTCTCAACACCTTAATTTTTTAAAAACGGGTGCTTGGCATGAAACGTTAGGTGGCCTAGATAGCCCGACAACCAATCAAGTTTTTCGTAATGTCATCTCAGGTGAAAAGTTAAACCATTTATTTAACAAAGCTATCGATGTGAATACCTTCAAGGTTAATACCGTCGATGCTAGTCATTCTCAAACTACTATTTTAGAAACTAACTCTTTTAAGACTAATTCTCTCGAGACTAGTGCTTTTGAGATTAGTACTTTCGAACCTTATCAATTTACTCAAGGAGCTAACAATGTTGCGGCTTAA
- a CDS encoding VOC family protein encodes MNLNQVTLTVLNMDESTEFYRRLGFLHIVDTPHYARFACPDEGATFSLSLAETDSLSNTQNKLSSGTTIYFEHEKLDEWVATVQSRGIEFEQLPISQSYLWREAILTDPSGNKIKLYWAGENRLNPPWRVEKKYQE; translated from the coding sequence ATGAATTTAAATCAAGTCACCCTTACCGTTCTTAATATGGACGAAAGTACTGAATTTTACCGTCGTTTAGGTTTTTTACACATTGTAGATACACCCCATTATGCACGGTTCGCATGCCCAGATGAGGGCGCTACTTTTTCATTAAGCTTAGCTGAGACAGACTCATTAAGTAATACACAAAATAAACTGAGCTCTGGCACAACCATCTATTTTGAGCATGAAAAATTGGATGAATGGGTAGCAACGGTCCAAAGCCGTGGTATTGAATTTGAACAATTGCCCATTTCGCAATCTTACTTATGGCGTGAAGCGATATTAACGGACCCTAGCGGCAACAAAATAAAACTCTATTGGGCTGGAGAGAATCGCTTAAATCCCCCTTGGCGAGTCGAGAAAAAATACCAAGAGTAA
- a CDS encoding aldehyde dehydrogenase family protein, producing the protein MNNKHYINGTWVSPATSETFSVINPATEAVIAEIPAGNSVDIDAAVKAARTAFDQGPWPRLSGAERAVYLRKIAAIIIRRLDELAKLEVLDNGKPYPEAKWDIEDTAATFEFYAGLAEQLDNTSEQVIELPEPGFSSKAIKEPLGVAGAIIPWNFPMLMAAWKVAPALAAGCSIILKPSEITPLTALALAEIADEAKLPAGVLNIVTGLGKDAGQALVEHPDVDKLAFTGSIPTGSKIMATAARDIKNISLELGGKSPFVIFEDSDIEKAVEWIMFGIFWNQGQVCSATSRVLVAKEIYPALLERLVEETKKITIGPGDQDGVLLGPLVNSDQYKKVLAAIERGVSDGATIATGGQRPPGLDVGYYLEPTILTDIDENSWVWNEEIFGPVVCIKPFQSESEAIRLANDSRFGLAAAVMSKDEDRCDRVSRAFRAGIVWVNCSQPTFVEAPWGGYKQSGIGRELGQWGLNNYLETKQITRFNSSEPWGWYLK; encoded by the coding sequence ATGAATAATAAACATTATATCAATGGAACATGGGTTTCACCGGCTACGAGTGAAACATTTTCGGTGATTAACCCTGCTACTGAAGCAGTTATTGCTGAAATTCCAGCAGGTAACAGCGTTGATATTGATGCCGCTGTGAAAGCGGCTCGAACAGCATTCGATCAAGGACCATGGCCTCGTTTAAGTGGCGCTGAACGCGCAGTATATTTGAGAAAAATTGCGGCTATTATTATCAGACGTTTAGATGAGTTAGCAAAGCTGGAAGTACTCGATAATGGCAAACCCTATCCTGAAGCCAAATGGGATATTGAGGATACTGCCGCTACCTTTGAATTTTATGCCGGTTTAGCCGAACAACTTGATAATACATCGGAGCAAGTCATTGAATTACCTGAGCCGGGCTTTAGTTCAAAAGCAATAAAAGAGCCGCTTGGCGTAGCGGGAGCTATCATTCCTTGGAATTTCCCCATGCTGATGGCTGCATGGAAAGTTGCTCCAGCATTGGCGGCAGGTTGTTCCATCATCCTAAAACCCTCAGAAATAACGCCGCTCACAGCGTTAGCGCTGGCAGAGATTGCTGATGAAGCAAAGCTACCTGCTGGTGTGTTAAACATAGTGACTGGTTTAGGTAAAGATGCCGGGCAGGCTTTAGTAGAACATCCTGACGTTGATAAGTTAGCCTTTACTGGTTCGATACCAACAGGGTCAAAAATTATGGCTACGGCCGCCAGAGATATCAAAAATATCAGCCTCGAGCTTGGTGGAAAGTCGCCTTTTGTTATTTTTGAAGATAGTGATATTGAAAAAGCCGTAGAATGGATCATGTTCGGCATATTCTGGAACCAGGGCCAAGTCTGTTCAGCTACCTCGCGTGTTTTAGTCGCAAAAGAAATATACCCTGCTTTACTTGAGCGTTTGGTTGAAGAAACGAAAAAAATCACTATCGGCCCAGGAGATCAAGATGGAGTGTTATTGGGACCACTTGTTAATAGCGATCAATACAAAAAGGTACTAGCTGCAATTGAGCGTGGCGTTAGCGATGGAGCCACAATAGCGACTGGCGGTCAGCGACCACCAGGGTTAGATGTCGGCTATTATCTTGAACCAACAATATTGACCGATATTGATGAAAATAGCTGGGTCTGGAATGAAGAAATCTTTGGACCTGTTGTCTGTATCAAGCCGTTTCAGTCTGAAAGCGAAGCTATCCGCTTAGCCAATGATTCACGTTTTGGACTCGCAGCAGCAGTAATGTCTAAAGATGAAGATCGTTGTGACCGCGTTTCTAGAGCCTTTCGTGCCGGAATTGTTTGGGTTAACTGTTCACAACCTACCTTTGTTGAAGCGCCATGGGGTGGCTATAAACAATCAGGTATAGGTAGAGAGCTAGGTCAATGGGGATTAAACAACTACCTTGAAACCAAACAAATTACCCGCTTTAACAGTAGTGAGCCTTGGGGCTGGTATCTCAAATAA
- a CDS encoding NAD(P)H-dependent oxidoreductase, which produces MNLLIISASQRIESQSAKVAKYLTNSSNKFRKTSHIELCKQRLPLWDGEESSKQNDNSDWLAINSQLQTMDALILITPEWGGTASPLLKNLLMMSDAADIGHKPVLLVSVVNGISGAYPIAELRMNAFSNNKLVAIPDHLIIRNVEEILNTVNETNLQQSIAIARRDKRIRHRIGYSLHTLLHYSQAMKSLRETLQVSTYDNEHLYQYGM; this is translated from the coding sequence ATGAATTTACTTATTATCAGTGCCAGTCAACGAATCGAATCACAAAGTGCAAAGGTCGCTAAATACCTGACTAACAGCAGTAATAAATTTCGTAAAACGAGCCATATTGAATTGTGTAAACAGCGATTACCCCTATGGGACGGCGAAGAGAGTAGCAAGCAAAATGACAATAGTGACTGGTTGGCCATCAATAGCCAATTACAAACAATGGATGCACTAATTCTTATTACTCCAGAATGGGGCGGGACTGCTTCGCCATTATTGAAAAATTTATTAATGATGTCTGACGCTGCAGATATTGGTCACAAACCCGTGTTGTTGGTCTCTGTCGTTAATGGAATTAGCGGTGCTTATCCCATTGCAGAATTAAGAATGAATGCTTTTTCAAATAACAAATTAGTCGCTATACCCGACCACCTTATTATTCGAAATGTTGAAGAGATTCTAAATACAGTCAATGAGACCAACCTTCAGCAAAGTATTGCTATAGCTCGTCGTGATAAACGTATTCGTCATCGTATTGGTTATAGTTTGCATACCTTATTGCATTACAGCCAAGCGATGAAATCTTTACGTGAAACCCTGCAAGTCAGCACGTATGACAATGAACACTTATATCAATACGGCATGTAA
- a CDS encoding VOC family protein produces the protein MITLEHINLVVKDIEKSLQFYRAAFPHWHVRGGDKGEWSGKPRNWLHFGDDYQYIAFADNGVGDNRDLAGHQVGLAHFAYVTSDLKGTIARIEKAGFAIHKDGTPDKYRENIYFLDADGYEVEFVQYHTDLPELRNRY, from the coding sequence ATGATTACTTTAGAACACATTAATTTAGTCGTTAAAGACATAGAAAAAAGCTTACAATTTTACCGTGCGGCTTTTCCACACTGGCATGTACGCGGCGGCGATAAAGGTGAATGGTCTGGAAAACCAAGAAACTGGTTACATTTTGGTGATGATTATCAATATATAGCCTTTGCTGATAATGGCGTCGGTGACAATAGAGATTTAGCGGGTCATCAAGTAGGTTTAGCGCATTTTGCTTATGTTACCAGCGATCTAAAAGGCACTATAGCGCGTATAGAAAAAGCAGGCTTTGCAATTCATAAAGACGGTACGCCTGACAAATATAGAGAGAATATCTATTTTCTTGATGCTGATGGTTACGAAGTGGAGTTTGTTCAATACCATACCGACTTGCCTGAGCTAAGAAATCGATATTAG
- the nrdD gene encoding anaerobic ribonucleoside-triphosphate reductase — protein sequence MLRLNEEQITNKKDFIKQYFSAKNAADGSKMDANANVSHKNIATLEAELLKDCFVQINRALVHDKIRDTFDADLAKEYLRQIEDHEIYVHDETSLKPYCTSISMYPFLLDGLTKLGGESKAPKHLESFCGSFVNLIFAISAQFAGAVATVEFLTYFDYFARLEYGNDYLSTHKSEIENHLQHVVYAINQPAAARGYQSVFWNISLFDQHYFASMFGEFVFPDFSKPNWQTVDQLQQFFLGWINKEREQAVLTFPVVTAAMLTENGQCKDLDFARKLAQQKAEGNSFFIYLSDSADSLASCCRLRNEISDNTFSYTLGAGGVATGSINVITVNMNRLVQDGRDLKTEIEKIQKYQVAYRKLMQEYQAQGALSVYDAGFISLDKQFLTIGINGMAEAAEFAQIKVGNNEEYKQFVSTHLKVIYQANQAAKKEFGYMFNTEFVPAENLGIKNAKWDKKDGYQVSRECYNSYFYVVEDEATNHIDKFVMHGQEMTQYLDGGSALHLNLDESLSTDAYLKLFNVAAATGCNYFCINVKITICNECDKIDKRTLHLCSSCGSENIDHGTRVIGYLKRVTAFSQGRQKEHALRHYHTESA from the coding sequence ATGTTGCGGCTTAACGAAGAACAGATCACCAATAAAAAAGATTTTATCAAACAATATTTTTCAGCAAAAAATGCAGCAGATGGCTCAAAAATGGATGCCAATGCCAACGTCAGCCATAAAAACATTGCGACGTTAGAAGCTGAGTTATTAAAAGATTGTTTTGTGCAAATTAATCGCGCGTTAGTGCATGACAAAATACGCGATACTTTTGATGCTGACTTGGCCAAAGAGTATTTACGTCAAATTGAAGATCATGAAATTTACGTGCACGATGAGACCAGTTTAAAGCCATATTGTACCTCAATTAGCATGTACCCCTTTTTATTAGACGGCTTAACTAAGTTAGGCGGTGAGTCTAAAGCACCTAAGCATTTAGAATCTTTCTGTGGCTCTTTTGTGAACCTTATTTTTGCTATTTCAGCGCAATTTGCTGGTGCGGTTGCGACTGTTGAGTTTCTCACCTATTTTGATTACTTTGCTCGCCTTGAATACGGTAATGATTATCTAAGTACGCATAAATCTGAGATAGAAAATCACTTACAACATGTGGTTTATGCTATCAATCAACCAGCGGCGGCTCGTGGATACCAGAGTGTATTTTGGAACATTTCATTATTTGATCAACATTACTTTGCTTCAATGTTTGGCGAATTTGTTTTCCCTGATTTTAGTAAACCTAATTGGCAGACCGTTGACCAGCTACAACAATTCTTCCTCGGCTGGATCAATAAGGAGCGTGAACAAGCAGTACTTACCTTCCCTGTAGTTACCGCGGCAATGCTAACTGAAAATGGCCAGTGTAAAGACCTAGATTTTGCCCGTAAACTCGCTCAACAAAAAGCTGAAGGTAATTCCTTTTTTATCTACTTATCTGACAGTGCCGATTCACTAGCCTCATGCTGTCGATTACGTAATGAAATTTCTGACAATACTTTTTCTTATACCTTAGGTGCTGGTGGTGTTGCCACAGGCTCAATTAATGTAATTACTGTTAATATGAATCGTTTAGTGCAAGACGGTCGAGATTTAAAAACAGAAATAGAAAAAATACAAAAATACCAAGTTGCTTATCGAAAATTGATGCAAGAGTATCAAGCGCAAGGCGCATTATCCGTTTACGACGCTGGGTTTATTTCACTTGATAAGCAATTTCTTACCATAGGTATTAATGGTATGGCTGAAGCGGCTGAGTTTGCCCAAATTAAAGTCGGCAATAATGAAGAATATAAGCAATTTGTTAGTACACACTTAAAAGTAATTTACCAAGCGAACCAAGCCGCTAAGAAAGAATTTGGCTATATGTTTAATACCGAGTTCGTGCCTGCTGAAAACCTCGGTATTAAAAATGCTAAATGGGATAAGAAAGATGGCTACCAAGTAAGCCGCGAGTGTTATAACTCTTATTTTTATGTCGTTGAAGATGAAGCAACAAATCATATCGATAAGTTTGTAATGCATGGTCAAGAAATGACGCAATACCTTGATGGAGGTTCGGCACTGCATCTAAATTTAGATGAGTCGCTTTCTACTGATGCTTACCTGAAACTCTTCAATGTAGCGGCTGCTACCGGGTGTAATTATTTCTGCATCAATGTGAAGATTACGATTTGTAATGAGTGTGACAAAATAGATAAGCGCACTTTACATCTCTGTTCAAGTTGCGGCAGTGAAAACATCGATCACGGAACGCGTGTTATTGGTTATTTAAAGCGTGTTACTGCCTTTAGTCAGGGACGCCAAAAAGAACATGCCCTACGTCACTATCATACTGAAAGTGCTTAA